In a genomic window of Occallatibacter riparius:
- a CDS encoding helix-turn-helix transcriptional regulator, with the protein MRSWRELRRFSQLELALEAEVSQRHLSFIESGRSAPSRGNGSAFGRTPGRSSERTECDAPRRGIFAPLWRSVITGSNVTPCQGCSRTTPKGP; encoded by the coding sequence GTGCGATCTTGGCGTGAACTCAGGCGATTTAGCCAGCTGGAACTCGCTCTTGAAGCTGAGGTCTCTCAAAGGCATCTGAGCTTCATCGAAAGCGGACGTTCGGCACCATCCAGGGGAAATGGTTCTGCATTTGGCAGAACACCTGGACGTTCCTCTGAGAGAACGGAATGTGATGCTCCTCGCCGCGGGATATTCGCCCCTTTATGGCGATCGGTCATTACAGGATCCAACGTTACTCCATGCCAAGGCTGCTCTCGAACGACTCCTAAGGGCCCATGA
- a CDS encoding CPBP family glutamic-type intramembrane protease, translating into MTASEFTTVRRTIQKRLTPIPINNVGESLLGLVVAGVGGLIFCLSLWYTQSLWCAIGFHAGCLR; encoded by the coding sequence ATGACCGCTAGCGAGTTCACCACTGTCAGGCGTACCATACAGAAACGACTGACCCCAATCCCAATCAATAATGTTGGCGAATCGTTGCTCGGCCTGGTCGTCGCCGGCGTCGGCGGTCTTATCTTCTGCCTGAGCCTCTGGTACACCCAATCACTTTGGTGTGCCATCGGCTTTCACGCTGGATGCCTCCGGTGA
- a CDS encoding TetR/AcrR family transcriptional regulator has protein sequence MRYSQEHKAKNHENILSVAARSFREHGADISGIGTVMKKVGLTKGGFYRHFESKDDLFVEAVTRAFDEMGNGMVEAAESAPKGHALRAMIERYLSMRHANSPGSGCVVSALGPELARKPVSVRRRVEASLDAYRERLLPFIPGRSREERLAKCRLLFSSMAGVLMMVRITSDPQLREQRLNEAKEFFIRSFAE, from the coding sequence ATGCGGTACTCTCAGGAACACAAAGCAAAGAACCACGAGAATATCCTTTCCGTTGCTGCTCGTTCTTTTCGCGAGCATGGCGCCGATATCAGCGGTATCGGAACCGTGATGAAGAAGGTCGGCCTGACGAAAGGTGGCTTCTACCGGCATTTCGAGAGCAAGGATGATCTGTTCGTCGAAGCTGTGACGCGAGCCTTCGACGAGATGGGAAATGGCATGGTGGAAGCTGCAGAGTCCGCACCGAAAGGCCACGCTTTGCGAGCCATGATTGAGCGATACCTAAGTATGCGGCATGCGAATTCACCGGGTTCGGGTTGTGTCGTTTCTGCGTTAGGGCCGGAACTCGCGCGGAAGCCTGTCTCGGTGCGAAGAAGGGTGGAGGCATCGTTGGACGCGTATCGCGAGCGGTTGTTGCCATTCATTCCCGGTCGAAGTCGAGAAGAAAGACTTGCCAAGTGCAGGTTGTTGTTTTCAAGCATGGCCGGTGTGTTGATGATGGTCCGAATTACTTCGGACCCTCAACTTCGCGAGCAGAGATTGAACGAAGCAAAGGAATTCTTTATCCGAAGCTTCGCGGAGTAA
- a CDS encoding thioredoxin family protein, translated as MRFLAVVALFICFFSTRAAFAGEIKPYNPAEFAKLAGEGKPILLDVRADWCQTCAAQAPVIRDLMAQSKYKDVTAFTINFDTDTALLLAYHVEVQSTLIVLKGKQEEGRSVGDTSKQGIERLLSSVVH; from the coding sequence ATGAGATTTCTTGCGGTTGTTGCGCTGTTTATCTGCTTCTTCTCTACTCGAGCGGCATTTGCCGGCGAGATCAAGCCATACAATCCGGCTGAGTTCGCTAAACTCGCCGGCGAAGGCAAGCCGATACTGCTCGATGTTCGAGCAGACTGGTGTCAAACCTGCGCGGCGCAAGCGCCTGTGATTCGGGACCTGATGGCGCAAAGCAAGTACAAGGACGTGACGGCGTTCACGATCAATTTCGACACCGACACGGCACTGCTGCTTGCCTACCATGTGGAGGTTCAAAGCACGCTGATCGTATTGAAGGGAAAACAGGAGGAAGGCCGGTCGGTTGGCGATACCAGCAAACAAGGCATCGAGCGCTTGCTAAGCAGCGTAGTTCACTGA
- a CDS encoding cytochrome c biogenesis CcdA family protein yields MHIGFASYAVAFLAGLLSTLSPCVLPIVPILLGTAISMHRRAPIALAAGLAVSYTAIGTILARSGAALGFGPGIARILGAVVLGLFALILLSSELQQRFVIATSRIANTGNWLLSRVSLNGIYGQFVIGIALGMIWSPCVGPTLGTAIVLASQGNELLSSAALMSLFSLGAVLPIVLLAYISRSATIGVRDRLAQAGSMGKAALGSLMLVIAIATVTGKDRLAEAWFVEHSPVWLTSLTTRF; encoded by the coding sequence GTGCACATAGGATTTGCATCGTACGCTGTTGCTTTCTTGGCAGGACTACTGTCGACCTTGTCGCCATGCGTGTTGCCAATTGTGCCGATTCTTCTCGGCACCGCAATCAGCATGCATCGTCGTGCACCGATAGCATTAGCCGCAGGATTGGCGGTGTCCTATACGGCAATCGGAACGATTCTGGCACGGTCAGGCGCTGCGCTTGGCTTCGGTCCTGGCATCGCAAGGATTCTCGGTGCAGTTGTTCTCGGACTCTTCGCGCTGATCCTTCTCTCTTCAGAGCTTCAACAACGTTTCGTTATTGCAACCTCGCGAATTGCCAACACTGGGAACTGGCTGCTATCGCGCGTTTCCTTGAATGGAATTTACGGGCAATTCGTCATCGGGATCGCGCTCGGGATGATCTGGAGCCCTTGCGTCGGTCCGACTCTGGGCACTGCCATCGTACTGGCTAGCCAAGGAAACGAGCTTCTAAGCTCTGCAGCGCTCATGAGCCTATTCAGTCTAGGCGCTGTGCTTCCGATCGTGCTTCTTGCCTATATTTCGCGGTCAGCGACGATCGGCGTCCGCGACCGACTCGCGCAGGCCGGAAGCATGGGTAAGGCGGCACTCGGCAGCTTGATGCTGGTAATCGCGATTGCAACCGTCACAGGCAAGGATAGGTTGGCCGAGGCTTGGTTCGTTGAGCATTCCCCAGTGTGGCTGACGAGCCTCACCACACGGTTTTGA
- a CDS encoding MBL fold metallo-hydrolase, which yields MIQDLGAIRRGSPSRRAAVIIMFLCSVSGIARNAMGQTVQHEIHALKVTVLSTMLVGDTSGIGEWGFSALVEADGHRILVDTGARPDTVIRNAHDLHVDLSGVQEVVLTHSHWDHVDGLLALRRELMKNDPKALSIVHVSEGIFESRPAESGERNPMIAIRKEYVATGGRFVVHRFSAELIPGVWFTGPIPRVYPEHNWDGPGRVVTAAGVAEDNIPEDSSLVLNTAKGLVVVTGCGHAGIVNIVTQAAKLVNGKPIFGVVGGLHLFRATDETVDWTASKLQGFHLANLLAAHCTGIEATFRLRQDLGLTRKSAVVASVGSSLSLAAGIEAGPLAQ from the coding sequence ATGATTCAAGACTTAGGTGCAATCCGGCGAGGAAGCCCGTCACGCCGGGCGGCGGTCATCATCATGTTCCTCTGTAGTGTCTCTGGTATCGCGCGCAACGCGATGGGGCAAACCGTGCAACATGAGATTCACGCGCTCAAGGTTACGGTTCTTTCGACGATGCTGGTCGGCGACACTTCCGGGATCGGTGAATGGGGTTTTTCCGCTCTGGTTGAGGCAGATGGTCACCGGATCCTTGTGGATACGGGGGCGCGACCCGACACGGTGATCAGAAATGCGCATGATCTCCATGTCGACTTGTCGGGCGTGCAGGAGGTTGTTCTCACTCACTCGCACTGGGACCATGTCGACGGTCTGCTCGCACTTCGTCGCGAGTTGATGAAGAATGATCCAAAAGCACTGTCGATTGTCCACGTCTCAGAAGGCATCTTCGAGAGCCGTCCTGCGGAATCCGGGGAGCGCAATCCAATGATCGCTATCCGTAAAGAGTATGTCGCGACGGGCGGCCGCTTTGTTGTACATCGGTTCAGCGCGGAACTGATTCCCGGTGTTTGGTTCACTGGTCCGATACCTCGCGTTTATCCAGAACACAACTGGGACGGGCCAGGAAGAGTTGTAACCGCGGCAGGAGTTGCTGAAGACAACATTCCAGAAGACTCGTCCTTGGTGCTCAATACCGCTAAAGGACTGGTGGTGGTTACAGGATGCGGGCACGCCGGAATCGTGAACATCGTGACGCAGGCCGCGAAACTCGTTAACGGCAAACCTATCTTCGGAGTCGTCGGTGGTCTACATCTGTTCAGGGCTACGGATGAAACGGTTGACTGGACCGCCTCCAAATTGCAGGGATTTCACCTAGCAAACCTGCTTGCTGCGCATTGCACCGGGATCGAAGCTACCTTTCGATTGCGGCAAGATCTTGGCCTCACGCGCAAGTCGGCTGTGGTCGCGAGCGTAGGTTCTTCGCTTTCACTGGCTGCCGGGATCGAAGCAGGTCCTCTCGCCCAATGA
- a CDS encoding nuclear transport factor 2 family protein, with amino-acid sequence MITVSNGARRFRQGRYYTFALIVVVTASAYPLAAAQALSLQSKKELKESFQRQEQLLMDSVAIGDKHPWNNTLDDDCIITNEEGEVLTKKTFLEQLAGLPGGLSGSIEVAELTVQRVSDSVAVVRFRMNEKETVFGQQLTTSYRSTDTFVRKGTAWKMIASHQSLITSNPPTQEVSKANWPAFAGTYQLLPNGWVVHVVLRNGQLYSGRDLNDLKRLIPIGPNVFTREGDLGEWIFCLDEKQKATKIVELRKFEPLVWTFESEGP; translated from the coding sequence ATGATCACAGTTTCCAACGGAGCCAGACGATTTCGGCAAGGCCGGTATTACACATTCGCTCTCATCGTAGTCGTCACTGCATCGGCCTATCCGCTGGCCGCCGCGCAGGCGCTCTCACTGCAATCAAAAAAGGAACTAAAGGAGTCCTTCCAACGCCAAGAGCAACTCCTAATGGATTCGGTTGCCATCGGCGATAAGCATCCATGGAACAATACGCTCGATGATGACTGCATCATTACGAATGAGGAAGGCGAGGTCCTGACCAAGAAGACGTTTTTGGAGCAGCTTGCAGGATTGCCTGGTGGGCTTTCGGGAAGTATCGAAGTTGCCGAGCTAACTGTCCAGCGGGTCAGCGACTCTGTCGCGGTGGTCAGGTTTCGCATGAATGAGAAGGAAACGGTCTTCGGTCAACAACTCACAACCAGCTACCGATCTACCGATACGTTTGTGCGGAAGGGGACCGCTTGGAAGATGATAGCTTCGCACCAGAGCCTAATTACGTCCAATCCTCCCACCCAAGAGGTCTCAAAAGCGAATTGGCCGGCCTTCGCAGGAACGTACCAACTCCTTCCGAATGGATGGGTTGTGCACGTTGTGCTGAGGAACGGCCAGTTGTACAGCGGCCGCGATTTGAACGATCTGAAGAGGTTGATACCGATAGGCCCAAACGTTTTTACGCGCGAGGGCGACCTCGGAGAGTGGATCTTCTGCCTCGATGAAAAGCAAAAAGCAACGAAGATTGTCGAACTGCGAAAGTTCGAACCGCTTGTCTGGACCTTCGAAAGCGAGGGCCCCTGA
- a CDS encoding MBL fold metallo-hydrolase, whose protein sequence is MKASSLLFFILGFSVVAHPQSPDPAMTFITAGLNAMGGAQKLHDLAGIHLVASVVRNELEQSERPEGPYILETGQVEEWRDFRAAAWKKRSKAHVSMQPEFIVEAVVDEGAASLSYDGHPAPASGQQLQDAAEALAISPERVLITAAASADLRSLPDSVLQGVTHHAIAFTWNRRLIRVYLNSDTHLPTEVEWTCAYPYGVFWSIWGDVNTRIYYSFWWLQDGIHYPLQADIFRDGLHDQTLTITKLEFNTSFSPSTFSITPETRTAFTSRAGKTIDDRAPGQAVTELAPGILFIPGAWNTTIIRQEDGIVILEAPISSGYSAKVIQLAKTKFPGIPIKAVITTSDSWPHIGGVREYVAEGIPAYVLDRTVPLIDRFLYAPRIEFPDHLSQKPTPPVLLPVSGKTVVGSGPNRIEIYPIHGETSERQMMVYFPEQKLLYGSDPFQELEERELFYPQTVSELSDAVAREQLTVDRFFMMHIGPTPWLRVRQTLEPL, encoded by the coding sequence ATGAAGGCTTCTTCCCTTCTCTTCTTCATTCTTGGCTTCTCGGTCGTGGCGCATCCCCAATCTCCCGACCCCGCAATGACCTTTATTACTGCGGGGCTGAATGCAATGGGCGGAGCGCAGAAGCTCCACGATCTGGCTGGAATACACCTTGTAGCTTCTGTCGTGCGGAACGAACTTGAGCAATCGGAGCGGCCCGAAGGTCCTTACATTCTAGAAACCGGTCAGGTAGAAGAATGGCGCGATTTCCGAGCGGCTGCATGGAAGAAGAGATCTAAAGCACATGTATCCATGCAACCGGAATTTATTGTGGAGGCAGTCGTTGACGAGGGTGCCGCATCGCTAAGCTACGATGGCCACCCAGCACCCGCCTCAGGGCAGCAACTCCAGGACGCTGCAGAAGCGTTGGCCATAAGCCCCGAGCGCGTGCTGATAACGGCTGCAGCAAGTGCCGATCTCCGCTCCCTTCCCGACTCTGTGTTACAGGGAGTGACCCATCATGCCATTGCCTTCACATGGAACCGCAGGCTCATCCGCGTCTACTTGAATTCCGATACGCATTTGCCGACAGAAGTGGAGTGGACATGTGCATATCCATACGGCGTCTTCTGGAGTATCTGGGGTGATGTGAACACGCGCATCTATTATTCCTTCTGGTGGTTACAGGATGGCATTCACTACCCGCTTCAAGCCGATATCTTTCGTGATGGTCTTCACGATCAGACACTAACCATCACGAAGCTCGAGTTCAACACATCATTTTCGCCTAGTACATTCTCCATCACGCCCGAGACCAGAACGGCATTTACCTCACGGGCTGGCAAAACTATAGATGACCGGGCACCTGGACAAGCCGTTACGGAACTGGCGCCGGGCATTCTGTTCATTCCCGGTGCATGGAACACCACAATCATTCGGCAGGAAGACGGAATCGTGATTCTAGAAGCACCGATCTCTTCTGGGTATTCGGCGAAGGTAATTCAACTTGCAAAGACCAAGTTCCCCGGGATCCCGATCAAGGCCGTCATAACGACCTCTGATTCGTGGCCTCATATCGGCGGAGTACGCGAGTATGTTGCAGAAGGAATCCCTGCATATGTGCTGGACAGAACCGTTCCGCTGATCGACAGGTTTCTATACGCACCTCGTATTGAATTCCCCGATCATCTCAGCCAAAAGCCAACGCCACCCGTTTTGCTGCCCGTGAGTGGAAAGACAGTAGTGGGATCAGGTCCCAACAGAATTGAGATTTATCCCATTCACGGAGAAACGAGCGAACGGCAAATGATGGTCTATTTCCCGGAGCAAAAGCTACTATATGGCAGCGATCCATTCCAGGAACTGGAAGAAAGGGAGCTCTTTTACCCTCAAACTGTGTCTGAACTCTCAGACGCGGTAGCGCGAGAACAGCTCACTGTCGATCGGTTCTTCATGATGCATATCGGGCCGACTCCGTGGTTGAGAGTGCGTCAAACGTTGGAACCGCTCTAA
- a CDS encoding NmrA family NAD(P)-binding protein, producing MPNPVLVTGAAGGQQGASGRHVASHLLERGIPVRAFVRTVDHRADALRKEGAEIFVGDLLNPVSVHEAMKDVRRAYFTYPVADGLMEAATMFAALARSHGLELVVNNSQFQDTPDDKFIRDLVGAPTRRNLQHRLTDRVFDWADIGAVHVQAPPYYENVRALVNRTVSEKDTIFLPWGNGDAVFPLAGGEDVAWVAATLLANNAPPSQRVYPLVNEALTVQQIVQTLSKVLGRPINYVSITDEQWANSVKERINPHAVDHLSRLWSYFRTREHQARPTDVIRKVTGRNPQRLEEFFRANIEFFAPVN from the coding sequence ATGCCAAACCCAGTATTAGTCACCGGAGCAGCCGGCGGACAGCAGGGAGCAAGCGGACGCCACGTCGCATCGCACCTGCTTGAACGAGGGATACCTGTTCGAGCTTTTGTCCGAACGGTTGACCATCGGGCCGATGCACTGCGCAAAGAAGGCGCTGAAATCTTTGTGGGGGATCTTCTTAACCCGGTTTCAGTCCACGAGGCAATGAAAGATGTTCGGCGTGCTTACTTTACCTACCCTGTCGCTGACGGGCTTATGGAAGCAGCCACGATGTTCGCCGCGCTAGCCCGCAGTCACGGACTAGAACTCGTTGTCAATAATTCGCAATTCCAGGACACGCCGGACGACAAATTCATCCGCGATCTTGTGGGTGCCCCCACACGTAGAAACCTGCAGCACCGCCTGACAGATCGAGTCTTTGATTGGGCAGACATTGGAGCAGTCCATGTTCAGGCTCCTCCCTATTACGAAAACGTGCGGGCACTCGTGAACCGCACCGTCTCCGAAAAGGACACCATATTCCTGCCCTGGGGCAACGGAGACGCTGTCTTTCCCCTTGCAGGCGGGGAGGACGTTGCTTGGGTTGCCGCTACCCTCCTGGCCAACAATGCCCCGCCTTCGCAAAGGGTGTATCCTCTGGTGAACGAGGCTCTAACAGTGCAACAGATTGTCCAGACGCTCAGCAAGGTGCTTGGCCGTCCAATTAACTACGTGTCAATCACTGATGAGCAGTGGGCCAACTCGGTGAAGGAGCGCATCAACCCCCACGCGGTCGATCATCTCTCCCGCCTCTGGAGTTACTTCAGGACTCGCGAACATCAGGCACGCCCCACAGATGTCATTCGTAAAGTCACCGGTCGAAATCCGCAGAGGCTAGAAGAGTTCTTCAGGGCAAACATCGAATTCTTCGCTCCAGTGAACTAG